The nucleotide window ATAACTATACACTTTATCCCATTAAATTTATTTCTTAGAGGGGTAGGCATGTCTTATACTAATATTGGTATGGTGATATCAGGGATTCAAATTTTTAATAGCTTAATCTTATTTACAGCCTTTATAATCCTTATTGTTGGTTTTTCTCGATGTAAAAACTCCCTGTAGTGAACTCCCCCTAACCCGGGGTTAGGGTAGTATCCTGCATAGCAGCCTGGAGGAGGGTATATGTTCTGATAGCCTGATGGCTGCTCCGGAAAAGCATTTCAAGCATAAGTTAAATGTTAGTTAAAACACGTTCTTTATTGCTACCGCCCGGCGCGTTGTTGCCAGGCGGTTTTTTATTACCTTCCTGGCGATATAGAACTAGCTGCGGAATGCCTATCTATGACAGGAAAATTTAGGTTTATGGCGAATAATGACATTAAATACAGTATAGGGAAAACCGATCCGAAAGGGTGGGATACAAAGCCATGCATTTCATCCGCCGAATACCGCATTATATCCTTCTAAAACCGCATTTTGCCCTAATTCGGGAGGAAAGAGAAGCCGGGTGAATTATATGCTAACAGCTATAATTGCCGATGATAACGTGGCGGAAAGAACTTATTTTTGCGGATTACTCCGAGAAACGCAAAAAGTAAAGGTAGTAGGCGAAGCCGCTGATGGCCTGGCAGCCCTGGATTTAGCCTCCCATCTGCGGCCGGACATTGCCTTTTTAGATATCCAAATGCCCGGGCCGAATGGTCTTGAAGTAGCCAGGGAAATTATGACAACCGTTCCCCTGACTTTAATCGTCTTTTTTACGGCTCATTCTGGGTATGCCGCCAATGCCTTTGAAATAAACAGCGTCGATTATCTTCTCAAACCCTTTGACGCCTTCCGCGTAAGGAAGGCCCTGGCTAGAATTGAAGAAAAGTTGGCCCTCAGGCAAGTTAATAAAAGAAGTCAAAAGTTAAACAAACTGGCTTTAAAAAGCAGGGGAGAAATGATCCTTATCGACCTCAACGAAATAGTGTTTATCGAAAAGAGCGGCAAGAACACAACAATAGTTCATACTGTCAAAAGGGACTTTACCACGAGTCAAACCATTGGAGAACTGGAGCAGCAACTGGAGGGAAATGACTGCTTTCAGAGGGTTCATAAATCATACCTGATAAATTTAAATATGGTGGAAAGGATCAGCCCTTTTGCCGATAACTCCTTTGTGGTCAGGTTTGCCGGATACAAAAAGGATGCCCTCATTAGCAGGAACAATATTGAATTGGTCAAAAAGCATCTTAATCTTGCTTAGAATTTATTCCAGCAAAGGACTGATTGAATGCTTCATAACCTATCGCTGCGCCTGGCAAAGTCTTTGGCCTTTAACGGCGGCCTTGATCCCTCCCGGATACCTGTTATTACTTATGGACTGGAAATAATCCTGGGAATTGTAGTTAAAACATTTTGTTTTTTAGCCATTCCCTCTGTACTGGGCGTTTTGCCCCAAACCCTGGCAGCCTTCACGGCTTCAGCCCTTTTCCGCCTCCCGGCCGGGGGCGCCCATTGTACGGGCTTCGCTCGTTGTTTATTTGGAAGCATTGTTGCTTTTACAGGGATTGGGATCCTTGCCAGTTTTATCGGAGGATTGAGCAACTGGACATTGACACTATTTTATATTGTCCTCGGCCTGGCCATCCTGTTAACCCTATCCCGGGTTCCCGTAGATAATCCCTCCAGACCGGTTAAAAAACCGGAAGAAAGGGTACGCATGCAGAAATGGGCTTTAGGAATTCTGTTTACCTATTTTATGTTGGTAAACATACTGCCTCTTACGAGCGATTTAATTTTCGCGGCTTCCTTAGGGTTATTGCTGCAGCTATTCACGCTACTGCCGGCAGGTTATAAGTTGATGCACCATTACGACATGTTGTTAATAAAAGTTACCAGCTCTATTACTAAAGGGGGGAGGTGATCCGGATGAAGAGGCGCTTTTTATTTGCCCTGGTAGCTAACTTAGCGGTATTTGTCGCCCTGTTGGG belongs to Moorella humiferrea and includes:
- a CDS encoding LytR/AlgR family response regulator transcription factor encodes the protein MLTAIIADDNVAERTYFCGLLRETQKVKVVGEAADGLAALDLASHLRPDIAFLDIQMPGPNGLEVAREIMTTVPLTLIVFFTAHSGYAANAFEINSVDYLLKPFDAFRVRKALARIEEKLALRQVNKRSQKLNKLALKSRGEMILIDLNEIVFIEKSGKNTTIVHTVKRDFTTSQTIGELEQQLEGNDCFQRVHKSYLINLNMVERISPFADNSFVVRFAGYKKDALISRNNIELVKKHLNLA
- a CDS encoding accessory gene regulator ArgB-like protein, yielding MLHNLSLRLAKSLAFNGGLDPSRIPVITYGLEIILGIVVKTFCFLAIPSVLGVLPQTLAAFTASALFRLPAGGAHCTGFARCLFGSIVAFTGIGILASFIGGLSNWTLTLFYIVLGLAILLTLSRVPVDNPSRPVKKPEERVRMQKWALGILFTYFMLVNILPLTSDLIFAASLGLLLQLFTLLPAGYKLMHHYDMLLIKVTSSITKGGR
- a CDS encoding cyclic lactone autoinducer peptide, which produces MKRRFLFALVANLAVFVALLGVRPTSWLAWYQPEVPREFLK